The following proteins are co-located in the Escherichia fergusonii ATCC 35469 genome:
- the gyrA gene encoding DNA topoisomerase (ATP-hydrolyzing) subunit A, translating into MSDLAREITPVNIEEELKSSYLDYAMSVIVGRALPDVRDGLKPVHRRVLYAMNVLGNDWNKAYKKSARVVGDVIGKYHPHGDSAVYDTIVRMAQPFSLRYMLVDGQGNFGSIDGDSAAAMRYTEIRLAKIAHELMADLEKETVDFVDNYDGTEKIPDVMPTKIPNLLVNGSSGIAVGMATNIPPHNLTEVINGCLAYIDDEDISIEGLMEHIPGPDFPTAAIINGRRGIEEAYRTGRGKVYIRARAEVEVDAKTGRETIIVHEIPYQVNKARLIEKIAELVKEKRVEGISALRDESDKDGMRIVIEVKRDAVGEVVLNNLYSQTQLQVSFGINMVALHHGQPKIMNLKDIIAAFVRHRREVVTRRTIFELRKARDRAHILEALAVALANIDPIIELIRHAPTPAEAKTALVANPWQLGNVAAMLERAGDDAARPEWLEPEFGVRDGLYYLTEQQAQAILDLRLQKLTGLEHEKLLDEYKELLDQIAELLRILGSADRLMEVIREELELVREQFGDKRRTEITANSADINLEDLITQEDVVVTLSHQGYVKYQPLSEYEAQRRGGKGKSAARIKEEDFIDRLLVANTHDHILCFSSRGRVYSMKVYQLPEATRGARGRPIVNLLPLEQDERITAILPVTEFEEGVKVFMATANGTVKKTVLTEFNRLRTAGKVAIKLVDGDELIGVDLTSGEDEVMLFSAEGKVVRFKESSVRAMGCNTTGVRGIRLGEGDKVVSLIVPRGDGAILTATQNGYGKRTAVAEYPTKSRATKGVISIKVTERNGLVVGAVQVDDCDQIMMITDAGTLVRTRVSEISIVGRNTQGVILIRTSEDENVVGLQRVAEPVDEEDLDTIDGSAAEGDDEIAPEVESDDDVADDADE; encoded by the coding sequence ATGAGCGACCTTGCGAGAGAAATTACACCGGTCAACATTGAGGAAGAGCTGAAGAGCTCCTATCTGGATTATGCGATGTCGGTCATTGTTGGCCGTGCGCTGCCGGATGTCCGAGATGGCCTGAAGCCAGTACACCGTCGCGTACTTTACGCCATGAACGTACTAGGCAATGACTGGAACAAAGCCTATAAAAAATCTGCCCGTGTCGTTGGTGACGTAATCGGTAAATACCATCCCCATGGTGACTCGGCGGTTTATGACACGATCGTCCGTATGGCGCAGCCATTCTCGCTGCGTTACATGCTGGTAGACGGTCAGGGTAACTTCGGTTCCATCGACGGCGACTCTGCGGCGGCAATGCGTTATACGGAAATCCGTCTGGCGAAAATTGCCCATGAACTGATGGCCGATCTCGAAAAAGAGACGGTCGATTTCGTTGATAACTATGACGGCACGGAAAAAATTCCGGACGTCATGCCGACCAAAATTCCTAATCTGCTGGTGAACGGTTCTTCCGGTATCGCCGTAGGTATGGCAACCAACATCCCGCCACACAACCTGACGGAAGTCATCAACGGTTGTCTGGCGTATATCGATGATGAAGACATCAGCATTGAAGGGCTGATGGAACACATCCCGGGGCCGGACTTCCCGACGGCGGCAATCATTAACGGTCGTCGCGGTATCGAAGAAGCTTACCGTACCGGTCGCGGCAAGGTATATATCCGCGCCCGCGCCGAAGTGGAAGTTGACGCCAAAACCGGACGTGAAACCATTATCGTTCACGAAATTCCGTATCAGGTGAACAAAGCGCGCCTGATCGAAAAAATTGCGGAACTGGTAAAAGAAAAACGCGTGGAAGGCATCAGCGCGCTGCGTGACGAGTCTGACAAAGACGGTATGCGCATCGTGATTGAAGTCAAACGCGATGCGGTCGGTGAAGTGGTGCTCAACAACCTCTACTCCCAGACCCAGTTGCAGGTTTCTTTCGGTATCAACATGGTGGCATTGCACCATGGTCAGCCGAAGATCATGAACTTGAAAGACATCATCGCTGCGTTTGTTCGTCACCGCCGTGAAGTGGTGACCCGTCGTACCATTTTCGAACTGCGTAAAGCTCGCGATCGTGCTCATATCCTTGAAGCATTAGCCGTGGCGCTGGCGAACATCGACCCGATCATCGAACTGATCCGTCATGCGCCGACGCCTGCAGAAGCGAAAACGGCGCTGGTTGCTAATCCGTGGCAGCTGGGCAACGTTGCCGCGATGCTGGAACGTGCGGGCGATGATGCTGCGCGTCCGGAATGGCTGGAGCCAGAGTTCGGCGTGCGTGACGGTCTGTACTACCTGACCGAACAGCAAGCTCAGGCAATTCTGGATCTGCGTCTGCAGAAACTGACCGGCCTTGAGCACGAAAAACTGCTCGATGAATACAAAGAGCTGCTGGATCAGATCGCGGAACTGTTGCGTATTCTTGGTAGCGCCGATCGTCTGATGGAAGTGATCCGCGAAGAGCTGGAGCTGGTTCGTGAACAGTTCGGTGACAAACGTCGTACTGAAATCACCGCCAACAGCGCAGACATCAACCTGGAAGATCTGATTACTCAGGAAGATGTGGTAGTGACGCTCTCTCACCAGGGCTACGTTAAGTATCAGCCGCTTTCTGAATACGAAGCGCAGCGTCGTGGCGGGAAAGGTAAATCTGCCGCACGTATTAAAGAAGAAGACTTTATTGACCGACTGCTGGTGGCGAACACCCACGACCATATTCTGTGCTTCTCCAGCCGTGGTCGCGTCTATTCGATGAAAGTCTACCAGTTACCGGAAGCGACTCGTGGCGCGCGTGGTCGTCCGATCGTCAACCTGCTGCCGCTGGAACAGGACGAACGTATCACCGCGATCCTGCCGGTGACTGAGTTTGAAGAAGGTGTGAAAGTCTTCATGGCGACCGCTAACGGTACTGTGAAGAAAACCGTCCTCACCGAGTTCAACCGTCTGCGTACCGCTGGTAAAGTGGCGATCAAACTGGTTGACGGTGATGAGCTGATCGGCGTTGACCTGACCAGTGGCGAAGATGAAGTAATGCTGTTCTCCGCCGAAGGTAAAGTGGTGCGCTTCAAAGAGTCTTCTGTCCGTGCGATGGGCTGCAACACCACCGGTGTTCGCGGTATCCGTTTAGGCGAAGGCGATAAAGTCGTCTCTCTGATCGTGCCGCGTGGCGATGGCGCAATCCTCACCGCAACGCAAAACGGTTACGGTAAACGTACCGCGGTGGCGGAATACCCAACCAAGTCGCGTGCGACGAAAGGGGTTATCTCCATCAAGGTGACCGAACGTAACGGTTTAGTGGTTGGTGCGGTGCAGGTAGATGATTGCGACCAGATCATGATGATCACCGATGCCGGTACGCTGGTTCGTACTCGCGTTTCGGAAATCAGCATCGTGGGCCGTAACACCCAGGGCGTGATCCTTATCCGTACTTCGGAAGATGAAAACGTAGTGGGTCTGCAACGTGTTGCTGAACCGGTTGACGAGGAAGATCTGGACACCATCGATGGCAGTGCCGCGGAAGGAGACGATGAAATCGCTCCGGAAGTGGAAAGCGACGATGATGTCGCAGATGACGCTGACGAGTAA
- the atoB gene encoding acetyl-CoA acetyltransferase, which translates to MKNCVIVSAVRTAIGSFNGSLASTSAIDLGATVIQAAIERANIDSQHVDEVIMGNVLQAGLGQNPARQALLKSGLAETVCGFTVNKVCGSGLKSVALAAQAIQAGQAQSIVAGGMENMSLAPYLLDAKARSGYRLGDGQVYDVILRDGLMCATHGYHMGITAENVAKEYGITREMQDEMALHSQRKAAAAIESGAFTAEIVPVNVVTRKKTLVFSQDEFPKADSTAESLGALRPAFDKAGTVTAGNASGINDGAAALVIMEESAALAAGLTPLARIKSYASGGVAPSMMGLGPVPATQKALQLAGLQLADIDLIEANEAFAAQFLAVGKTLGFDPEKVNVNGGAIALGHPIGASGARILVTLLHAMQARDKTLGLATLCIGGGQGIAMVIERLN; encoded by the coding sequence ATGAAAAATTGTGTCATCGTCAGTGCGGTACGTACTGCCATCGGTAGCTTTAACGGTTCACTAGCCTCCACCAGCGCCATCGACCTGGGGGCAACGGTGATCCAGGCCGCTATAGAACGCGCAAATATCGATTCACAACACGTTGATGAAGTGATTATGGGTAACGTGTTGCAAGCCGGGCTGGGGCAAAATCCGGCACGTCAGGCACTGCTAAAAAGCGGACTGGCAGAAACGGTATGTGGCTTCACGGTCAATAAAGTGTGTGGTTCGGGTCTCAAAAGTGTGGCGCTTGCCGCCCAGGCGATTCAGGCAGGTCAGGCGCAGAGCATCGTAGCAGGTGGAATGGAGAACATGAGTTTGGCGCCCTACTTACTCGATGCAAAAGCACGATCGGGTTATCGTCTGGGAGACGGACAGGTTTATGACGTAATCCTGCGCGATGGCCTGATGTGCGCCACCCATGGTTATCATATGGGAATTACCGCCGAAAACGTGGCTAAGGAGTACGGGATCACCCGTGAAATGCAGGATGAAATGGCGCTACATTCACAGCGTAAAGCGGCAGCCGCAATTGAGTCCGGTGCTTTTACAGCCGAAATCGTCCCGGTAAATGTTGTCACCCGGAAGAAAACCCTCGTCTTCAGTCAAGACGAATTCCCGAAAGCGGATTCTACGGCTGAATCATTAGGCGCATTGCGCCCGGCCTTCGATAAAGCCGGAACTGTCACCGCCGGGAACGCGTCTGGCATTAACGACGGTGCTGCCGCACTGGTGATTATGGAAGAATCTGCGGCACTGGCAGCAGGCCTTACCCCACTGGCACGCATTAAAAGTTATGCCAGCGGCGGCGTGGCTCCCTCAATGATGGGGTTGGGGCCAGTACCTGCCACGCAAAAAGCGTTACAACTGGCGGGGCTGCAACTGGCAGACATTGATCTTATCGAAGCCAATGAAGCATTTGCCGCGCAGTTCCTTGCCGTTGGGAAAACACTGGGCTTTGATCCTGAGAAAGTGAATGTCAACGGCGGGGCCATCGCGCTGGGGCATCCTATCGGCGCCAGCGGTGCGCGTATTCTGGTCACACTATTACATGCAATGCAGGCACGCGATAAAACGCTGGGTCTGGCAACGTTGTGCATTGGCGGCGGTCAAGGAATTGCGATGGTGATTGAACGATTGAATTAA
- a CDS encoding TIGR00366 family protein — MIGRISRFMTRFVSRWLPDPLIFAMLLTLITFAVALWLTPQTPLSMVKLWGDGFWNLLAFGMQMALIIVTGHALASSGPVKSLLRTAASAAKTPTQGVMLVTFFGSVACVINWGFGLVVGAMFAREVARRVPGSDYPLLIACAYIGFLTWGGGFSGSMPLLAATPGNPVEHVAGLIPVSDTLFTGYNIFITLALIVVMPFITRMMTPKPSDVVSIDPKLLLEEADFQKKLPADAPPSEKLEESRILALIIGALGIAYLVLYFSGKGFNITINTVNLMFMIAGLLLHKTPMAYMRAVSAAARSTAGILVQFPFYAGIQLMMEHSGLGGLITEFFINVANKDTFPLMTFFSSALINFAVPSGGGHWVIQGPFVLPAAQALGADLGKSVMAIAYGEQWMNMAQPFWALPALAIAGLGVRDIMGYCITALLFSGVIFIIGLTLF; from the coding sequence ATGATCGGTCGCATATCGCGTTTTATGACGCGCTTTGTCAGTCGCTGGCTTCCCGATCCTCTGATCTTCGCCATGCTACTGACATTAATCACCTTTGCCGTAGCCCTCTGGTTAACGCCACAAACCCCTCTCAGCATGGTGAAACTATGGGGTGACGGCTTCTGGAATCTGCTGGCATTCGGGATGCAGATGGCGCTCATCATCGTGACCGGACATGCACTCGCCAGTTCAGGTCCGGTGAAAAGTTTGTTACGTACTGCGGCATCAGCAGCCAAAACGCCTACCCAAGGGGTAATGCTGGTCACCTTTTTTGGTTCCGTCGCCTGCGTAATCAACTGGGGATTCGGTCTGGTGGTTGGCGCAATGTTTGCCCGCGAAGTTGCACGTCGGGTACCTGGCTCCGACTATCCGTTGTTGATCGCTTGCGCCTATATCGGCTTTCTCACCTGGGGCGGTGGTTTTTCCGGCTCAATGCCGCTACTGGCAGCAACACCGGGGAATCCCGTTGAGCATGTCGCTGGGTTAATTCCGGTCAGTGATACCCTGTTTACTGGCTACAACATCTTTATCACCCTGGCCCTGATTGTGGTGATGCCGTTTATCACCCGCATGATGACGCCTAAGCCTTCCGACGTGGTGAGTATCGATCCGAAGCTGTTGTTGGAAGAAGCGGATTTCCAGAAGAAGCTCCCTGCAGACGCCCCACCTTCAGAGAAACTGGAAGAAAGTCGCATCCTGGCGTTGATTATTGGTGCTCTGGGCATTGCTTATCTGGTGCTGTACTTCTCCGGGAAGGGATTCAACATCACCATCAACACCGTCAACCTGATGTTTATGATTGCCGGTCTGTTGTTGCATAAAACGCCGATGGCCTATATGCGGGCGGTAAGTGCGGCTGCGCGCAGTACCGCCGGGATTCTGGTGCAATTCCCCTTCTATGCCGGGATCCAGTTAATGATGGAACACTCTGGCCTCGGTGGCCTGATCACCGAATTTTTCATCAATGTCGCCAACAAAGATACCTTCCCGCTGATGACCTTTTTTAGCTCTGCGCTAATTAACTTCGCCGTGCCTTCTGGCGGTGGACACTGGGTTATTCAGGGACCATTCGTCCTTCCTGCTGCGCAGGCGTTAGGGGCCGATCTGGGTAAATCAGTAATGGCGATAGCTTACGGTGAACAGTGGATGAATATGGCACAACCGTTCTGGGCGCTGCCTGCACTGGCAATCGCTGGACTCGGTGTCCGCGACATCATGGGCTATTGCATTACTGCCCTGCTCTTCTCCGGTGTCATTTTCATTATTGGTTTAACGCTGTTCTGA
- a CDS encoding 3-oxoacid CoA-transferase subunit B: protein MDAKQRIARRVAQELCDGDIVNLGIGLPTMVANYLPEGIHITLQSENGFLGLGPVTKAHPDLVNAGGQPCGVLPGAAMFDSAMSFALIRGGHIDACVLGGLQVDEQGNLANWVVPGKMVPGMGGAMDLVTGSRKVIIAMEHCAKDGSAKILRQCTMPLTALHAVHMLVTELAVFRFIDGKMWLTEIAEGCDLETVRAKTEAQFAVADDLLLPQGAL from the coding sequence ATGGACGCGAAACAACGTATTGCGCGCCGCGTGGCGCAGGAACTTTGTGATGGTGACATCGTTAACTTAGGGATCGGTTTACCCACAATGGTCGCCAACTATTTGCCGGAGGGTATTCATATCACTCTGCAATCGGAAAACGGCTTCCTCGGTTTAGGCCCGGTCACGAAAGCGCATCCAGATTTGGTTAACGCGGGCGGACAACCGTGTGGCGTTTTACCCGGCGCAGCGATGTTCGACAGCGCCATGTCATTTGCGCTGATTCGTGGTGGTCATATTGATGCCTGTGTACTCGGTGGCTTACAGGTCGATGAACAAGGCAATCTCGCCAACTGGGTCGTGCCAGGAAAAATGGTGCCTGGTATGGGTGGTGCGATGGATCTGGTGACCGGGTCGCGCAAAGTGATCATTGCCATGGAACATTGCGCCAAAGATGGTTCAGCAAAAATTTTACGTCAATGCACCATGCCGCTAACCGCGCTTCATGCAGTTCATATGCTGGTGACAGAACTGGCGGTGTTCCGCTTTATCGATGGCAAGATGTGGCTCACTGAAATTGCCGAAGGTTGTGATTTAGAAACTGTGCGTGCCAAAACTGAAGCACAGTTCGCCGTCGCTGATGATCTTCTGCTCCCACAGGGGGCGCTATGA
- the atoD gene encoding acetate CoA-transferase subunit alpha: MKTKLMSIEDAASFFRDGMTIMVGGFMGIGTPPRLVEALLESGVRDLTLIANDTAFIDTGTGPLIVNGRVSKVIASHIGTNPETGRRMISGEMEVVLVPQGTLIEQIRCGGAGLGGFLTPTGVGTVVEEGKQTLTLDGKTWLLERPLRADLALIRAHRCDALGNLTYQLSARNFNPLIALAADITLVEPDELVDTGELQPDHIVTPGAVIDHIIIPQESK; this comes from the coding sequence ATGAAAACAAAATTGATGAGCATAGAGGACGCCGCCAGCTTCTTTCGTGATGGCATGACCATTATGGTTGGCGGTTTTATGGGAATTGGCACGCCTCCCCGCCTCGTTGAGGCATTACTGGAATCCGGTGTCAGGGATCTGACATTAATCGCCAATGACACGGCATTTATTGATACTGGTACTGGCCCGCTGATCGTCAACGGTCGGGTCAGCAAAGTGATTGCTTCACATATCGGCACCAACCCGGAAACCGGACGGCGCATGATTTCTGGCGAAATGGAGGTCGTTCTCGTACCGCAAGGTACATTGATTGAGCAAATTCGCTGTGGCGGTGCCGGACTTGGTGGTTTTCTCACACCAACCGGTGTCGGCACCGTCGTCGAAGAAGGCAAACAAACGCTCACCCTCGATGGCAAAACCTGGCTGCTCGAACGCCCGCTGCGGGCAGACCTGGCGTTGATCCGCGCCCACCGTTGCGACGCACTCGGAAATCTCACTTACCAACTCAGCGCCCGCAACTTTAATCCCCTGATTGCTCTCGCAGCAGACATCACGCTGGTGGAACCCGACGAACTGGTCGACACGGGAGAATTGCAACCTGACCACATAGTCACCCCCGGTGCCGTTATCGACCACATCATCATCCCACAGGAGAGTAAATAA